The sequence below is a genomic window from Pyrobaculum sp. 3827-6.
CGGGGGTTTCCTCGGCGTCATGCTGAGCCCCGCACATTCATGTCTCGTTTTAACCCGTGAGTACTACAACGCCGATATCGCCTTGGTTTACCGCCTTCTTGCGAGGGCCGCGGTTGTGTTCATTGCTCTATCTGTTGTTTACTATCTATTTCTTATATATCGAGGGGGCTGTGTCTATCAGTGCTTATCGTCATAGTGGGCCCCATGTTCGCTGGCAAGACGACGGAGCTTATTAGGAGGGTTGAGAGACACGTCATAGCCGGTAGGAGGGCCGTGGTTTTCAAGCCTTCTATTGATTCGAGATATGACGCGTCAAAGGTGGCGGCGCATAACGGGCTTAAATTCGGCGCCGTGGTGGTGCCTCCCAGCGAGGAAGGCGTCGAAGCAATCGGCAGGTTGGGCGTTGAGTACGACGTCGTCGCTGTGGACGAGATTCAGTTCTTCCCCGTACAGCTGGCCGAGGTGTTGAACACCTTGGCCAACGGGAGGGTTGTAATCGCGGCGGGTCTAAACCTGGACTTCAGAGGGGAGCCTTTCGAAACGACGGCTAGGGTCATGGCCTATGCGGATAGGGTTATCTCCCTCACCGCCGTGTGTAAGGTGTGTGGAAGACCCGCGACGAGGACTCAGCGGCTTATAAACGGCGTACCTGCGCCGAGGGACAGCCCCCGTATCTTAGTCGGCGGTGGGGATTCTTACGAGGCGCGTTGCCGCCGGCATTTTGCGAAGCCTCTATAAATGATCTCCTCTGCCGTAGCGGCTTAGGTAGTACTCCACTATTTTCTTCAGACCCCTCCTTAGTTTTCTGTCAGCCGCGGATGGGGAGACGCCGATCATCGAGGCGAGGTCTTTTAACGACACCTTTCTACTCTCGTCGAAGTACCCAAGTTTATAGGCCAGTTCTATAAGCCTGAGCTGATCCTCAGTGAGGTCGGGCTCTTTTATATATTTAGCCCTGCCCACCACCCTGGGTTTTAGCCCTAGTTCATGCATCTCTTTTAAAATCCTTGAGAGCTGAAAGGTGTTGGCAATTAGTACAATTAACGCCTTGTCTTCGCATATCTTTCCACCCACTATCACCGCGCCGTATCTCATGGCGATTTCACACGGCTCGCACTTTAGCATAGAGAGTTCCTTATCTGCGAGGACGACGTGTCCCATATTCATTCCCACAATTTCTCCGCATATCGAGCCGCCGGTATAGTTAAACGACACAGTAACTCTGAGGGCCACAGCTCTGAGAATCCTTTTGTATTTATTCGTTAAAATGTTACAGAGGCCTCTGCTTCAATCTTTTACGTAGCTGTATAAATAGAAGCTGTATTCTTCCCGAAACATGGCGGAGCTAGCAAAATACGAGAGAGTGGTGATAGATCAAGACACGTGTATAAGCTGCGGCGCATGTGTCGCTGCTTGTCCATACCAGGCGCTTGAGCTTGACGACAACGGCAAGTCCAGGCTGATATGGGAGATGTGTAAAGACGACTTCTCCTGCGTAGCTGTATGTCCTGTGAAGGCTATTTACAAGGCGAGTGAAGCGCCTAATGAGCTTAAGGCAAAGAAAGGATGGTACAGATTCGGCAAAGCCCTCTCGCCAGAGGAGCAGAAAGCGTACGAGGAGTGGAAGACGAAATACGGAATCACGGCGCCGCCGGTTTAAGCTCAAATATCTCTATCCCCATTTTTTCGTGGGTACTTGTAAACTTTGTGGAAGAAGTGACATCACTATTTCAGATAGTTTGGGTGTCTGCGTAGATTGCCTCAGGTCTAGACCTGAGAAGGCGCTAGAGATCGCCAAGAGGGCGCATGTAATCAGCAGATCTAAATTTAGACTCCCGGCTGAGCCCCCAGACAAAGGCGTGCGGTGTGGAATATGTGGCAGGGGATGCCTCGTGCCTGAGGGCGGCGTCGGCTACTGCGGACTGGTGAGGAACGCAGGCAGCAGACTCGTGAGGCCGGGCGGCGGTGTTTCGATCGGCGTGTTGTCCTACTACTACGACCCAATTCCGACTAACTGCGTAGCGGACTGGGTATGCCCCGCCTCCACCGGCAGGGGGTATCCCAAATACGCCAGGACGCCGTGGGGCGAGGTGGGGTACTACAACTTGGCGGTTTTCTACGGGGCGTGTAGCCTCGACTGCCTTTTCTGCCAGAACTGGCAATATAGGGAGTATCCCGCCAAGCCGAAGTTGGTGTCTGTGGAGGAGCTGGAGGCCGCCATGAGCAAGAAGGTGACTTGCGTCTGTTTCTTCGGGGGCGATCCGGCGCCGCAGACCGTGCACGCACTTCTCGTGGCAAGGAGGGCGGCGGAGAGGGGGGTTAGGGTGTGTTGGGAGACGAGCGGCCAGCTGGCTCCCCACCTTCTGGATAAGGTGGTGGAGAGCTCTCTCAAAACCGGCGGCATTGTTAAATTTGACCTCAAGGCGTTCACGCCGAGTGTCTACAAGGCGTTGACAGACGGAGAGGTTGACATAGTGCTGAGGAATTTCAAAGTAGCCGCTAGGAGGTTTAGAGAGAGGCCGGAGGTGCCCCTCGTGGTGGCCTCTATTCTCCTCGTGCCTGGCTACGTGGACGAGGTCGAGGTGGACCTCTTGACTAAGTTCATCGCCCGGATCGAGCCGGAGGTGCCAACACGCCTCCTGGCCTTCCACCCAGACTACATGATGCGTGATCTTCCACCCACGTCGATCAGACATGCGGAAACTGCGTTGAAGATAGCTAGGGAGAATGGGCTTGTGGAGGTTAGTCTTGGGAATTGGTGGCTTCTCGGCGACTACTACTGACGCAGTGGGGCTTGATGTATTTATAGACGTCGCTTATCCTAGGCCTATCTTTAAAAACGACGACGTTTGGGAGGAGCTCCTTCCACGTGGCCATGGCGAGCTCCTCAGAGACTAAG
It includes:
- a CDS encoding radical SAM protein codes for the protein MGTCKLCGRSDITISDSLGVCVDCLRSRPEKALEIAKRAHVISRSKFRLPAEPPDKGVRCGICGRGCLVPEGGVGYCGLVRNAGSRLVRPGGGVSIGVLSYYYDPIPTNCVADWVCPASTGRGYPKYARTPWGEVGYYNLAVFYGACSLDCLFCQNWQYREYPAKPKLVSVEELEAAMSKKVTCVCFFGGDPAPQTVHALLVARRAAERGVRVCWETSGQLAPHLLDKVVESSLKTGGIVKFDLKAFTPSVYKALTDGEVDIVLRNFKVAARRFRERPEVPLVVASILLVPGYVDEVEVDLLTKFIARIEPEVPTRLLAFHPDYMMRDLPPTSIRHAETALKIARENGLVEVSLGNWWLLGDYY
- a CDS encoding thymidine kinase, translating into MLIVIVGPMFAGKTTELIRRVERHVIAGRRAVVFKPSIDSRYDASKVAAHNGLKFGAVVVPPSEEGVEAIGRLGVEYDVVAVDEIQFFPVQLAEVLNTLANGRVVIAAGLNLDFRGEPFETTARVMAYADRVISLTAVCKVCGRPATRTQRLINGVPAPRDSPRILVGGGDSYEARCRRHFAKPL
- a CDS encoding helix-turn-helix domain-containing protein translates to MALRVTVSFNYTGGSICGEIVGMNMGHVVLADKELSMLKCEPCEIAMRYGAVIVGGKICEDKALIVLIANTFQLSRILKEMHELGLKPRVVGRAKYIKEPDLTEDQLRLIELAYKLGYFDESRKVSLKDLASMIGVSPSAADRKLRRGLKKIVEYYLSRYGRGDHL
- a CDS encoding 4Fe-4S dicluster domain-containing protein, with product MAELAKYERVVIDQDTCISCGACVAACPYQALELDDNGKSRLIWEMCKDDFSCVAVCPVKAIYKASEAPNELKAKKGWYRFGKALSPEEQKAYEEWKTKYGITAPPV